The Raphanus sativus cultivar WK10039 chromosome 2, ASM80110v3, whole genome shotgun sequence genome includes a region encoding these proteins:
- the LOC130508225 gene encoding signal peptide peptidase-like 1 translates to METLWTLLYLLEPAPATLILTAVTVTFASAFRALNYSKEMERNRDFSEASITLDTSQALMIPVMSSCSLLLMFYLFSSVSQLLTAFTAVASVSSLFFWLSPYALYVKSQLGLSDPFLSRCCSKSFTRIQGLLLVACAVTVVAWLVSGHWVLNNLLGISICIAFVSHVRLPNIKTCAMLLLCLFVYDIFWVFFSERFFGANVMVTVATQQASNPVHTVANSLNLPGLELITKKLELPVKIVFPRNLLGGVVPGVNASDFMMLGLGDMAIPAMLLALILCFDHRKSRDVVNLSDLKSFKGHKYIWYALPGYAIGLVSALAAGVLTHSPQPALLYLVPSTLGPVIFMSWRRKDLAELWEGSALSNPTEKSHEIEI, encoded by the exons ATGGAGACTCTATGGACACTTTTGTATCTGCTAGAACCTGCTCCAGCTACTCTCATTCTCACAGCTGTCACCGTCACATTCGCATCTGCCTTCCGCGCGCTTAACTACTCCAAAGAGATGGAGAGAAACCGTGACTTCTCCGAAGCTTCCATCACACTAGACACCTCTCAAGCCCTGATGATCCCTGTCATGAGCTCCTGCAGTTTGCTTCTCATGTTCTACCTCTTCTCTTCCGTCTCTCAGCTCCTCACCGCCTTCACAGCCGTCGCCTCCgtctcatctctcttcttttgGCTCTCGCCCTACGCCTTGTATGTCAAGTCCCAGCTTGGCCTCTCTGATCCTTTTCTTTCACGCTGCTGCTCTAAGTCGTTCACTAGAATCCAAGGACTGCTGCTTGTGGCTTGTGCAGTCACGGTAGTGGCGTGGCTCGTCTCTGGTCATTGGGTGTTGAACAACTTGCTTGGGATCTCTATCTGCATTGCTTTCGTCAGCCATGTCCGTCTTCCCAATATCAAGACATGTGCTATGCTGCTCCTGTGTCTCTTTGTGTATGACATATTCTGGGTCTTCTTCTCCGAGAGATTCTTTGGTGCTAACGTTATGGTGACCGTGGCAACTCAGCAAGCGTCGAACCCGGTTCATACTGTAGCCAACAGTTTGAATCTTCCTGGACTGGAGTTGATCACAAAGAAACTTGAACTGCCTGTTAAAATAGTGTTTCCAAGGAACCTATTGGGTGGTGTGGTGCCTGGTGTGAATGCCTCAGATTTCATGATGCTTGGTCTTGGTGACATG gcTATTCCTGCAATGCTTTTGGCTTTGATACTCTGCTTTGACCATAGGAAAAGTAGAGATGTAGTGAATCTTTCTGATCTTAAATCTTTCAAGGGGCACAAGTACATATGGTATGCACTTCCTGGGTACGCCATTGGCTTGGTCTCGGCTCTAGCTGCAGGTGTCTTAACCCACTCACCGCAGCCAGCTCTGCTTTATCTG GTACCATCTACGCTAGGACCGGTGATCTTCATGTCATGGCGGAGAAAGGATCTTGCGGAGCTGTGGGAAGGATCAGCATTGTCCAATCCCACTGAAAAATCTCATGAAATAGAGATCTGA
- the LOC130508226 gene encoding peroxidase 47-like, with protein MMVSPNLLSVIMLIHAIIGLPYNVRGLSMGYYMMSCPMVEQTVTNTVNNALQADPTLAAGLIRMLFHDCFIEGCDASILLDSTKDNTAEKDSPANLSLRGYEIIDDAKAEIENTCPGVVSCADIVAMAARDAVFWAGGPYYQIPNGRFDGKRSKIEDTRNLPSPFLNASQLIQTFGQRGFSVRDVVALSGAHTLGVARCSSFKDRLTTPDSTMDSSFAKTLSKTCSAGDNTEQPFDATRNDFDNAYFNALQRKSGVLFSDQTLYNTPMTRNLVNGYAFNQAMFFFHFQQAMQKMSNLNVKSGSQGEVRQNCRILN; from the exons ATGATGGTTAGCCCGAATTTATTGAGTGTGATTATGCTGATCCATGCAATTATTGGGCTTCCTTATAATGTGAGAGGGTTAAGTATGGGTTACTACATGATGAGCTGTCCTATGGTAGAACAGACTGTGACGAATACTGTTAACAATGCTCTTCAAGCTGATCCCACTTTAGCTGCAGGTCTTATCCGTATGCTCTTTCACGACTGCTTCATTGAG GGATGTGACGCTTCGATTCTGCTAGATTCAACAAAAGACAACACTGCTGAAAAAGATTCACCTGCGAACCTGAGTCTACGTGGCTACGAGATCATAGATGATGCAAAAGCAGAAATAGAGAATACATGTCCTGGAGTTGTTTCTTGTGCTGATATTGTTGCCATGGCTGCTAGAGATGCTGTCTTTTGG GCTGGTGGTCCATATTATCAAATACCAAATGGAAGATTTGATGGTAAAAGATCGAAGATAGAAGATACAAGAAATCTTCCATCACCTTTTCTCAATGCCTCTCAGCTCATTCAGACTTTTGGCCAACGTGGCTTCAGTGTGCGGGATGTTGTTGCTCTCTCCG GAGCACACACCCTTGGAGTTGCGCGATGCTCATCCTTCAAGGATAGACTTACCACCCCAGACTCTACCATGGACTCCTCTTTTGCCAAGACTCTCTCTAAAACTTGCAGTGCCGGTGACAACACAGAGCAGCCATTTGATGCAACGCGTAACGATTTCGACAATGCTTACTTCAATGCCCTTCAGAGGAAATCAGGAGTCCTCTTCTCAGACCAAACCTTATACAACACACCGATGACCAGGAACCTTGTTAATGGATATGCCTTTAACCAAGCTATGTTTTTCTTTCATTTCCAACAGGCCATGCAGAAAATGAGCAATCTTAATGTCAAATCTGGTTCTCAAGGTGAAGTCCGTCAAAATTGTCGCATTCTTAACTAA
- the LOC130508224 gene encoding BRASSINOSTEROID INSENSITIVE 1-associated receptor kinase 1-like: protein MMRLGFFWLVLVFDLVLRTSGNAEGDALSALKNSLSDPNKVLQSWDATLVTPCTWFHVTCNPDNSVTRVDLGNANLSGQLVAQLGQLPNLQYLELYSNNITGPIPEQLGNLTELVSLDLYLNNLSGPIPSTLGRLQKLRFLRLNNNSLSGEIPRSLTAVLSLQVLDLSNTRLTGDIPVNGSFSLFTPISFANTLLTPLPSSPPPPISPTPPSPTGSNRITGAIAGGVAAGAALLFAVPAIALALWRRKKPQDHFFDVPAEEDPEVHLGQLKRFSLRELQVASDNFSNRNILGRGGFGKVYKGRLADGTLVAVKRLKEERTQGGELQFQTEVEMISMAVHRNLLRLRGFCMTPTERLLVYPYMANGSVASCLRDRPESQPPLDWPKRQRIALGSARGLAYLHDHCDPKIIHRDVKAANILLDEDFEAVVGDFGLAKLMDYKDTHVTTAVRGTIGHIAPEYLSTGKSSEKTDVFGYGVMLLELITGQRAFDLARLANDDDVMLLDWVKGLLKEKKLEALVDVDLQGNYIDEEVEQLIQVALLCTQSSPMERPKMSEVVRMLEGDGLAERWEEWQKEEMFRQDFNYQNYNQPNTAWLIGDSTSHIENDYPSGPR from the exons ATGATGAGACTTGGATTCTTTTGGCTGGTTCTTGTTTTCGATTTGGTTCTCAGAACATCAGGCAACGCCGAAG GTGATGCTCTGAGTGCTCTGAAGAACAGTTTGTCGGACCCAAACAAGGTCCTCCAAAGTTGGGATGCTACTCTTGTTACCCCTTGTACTTGGTTTCATGTTACTTGCAATCCTGACAATAGTGTTACCCGTGT TGACCTTGGGAATGCCAATCTATCTGGTCAGCTTGTCGCCCAGCTTGGTCAGCTCCCAAACTTGCAGTACTT GGAGCTTTATAGCAATAACATCACTGGGCCAATCCCAGAGCAGCTCGGAAACTTGACAGAACTTGTGAGCTTGGACCTTTACTTGAACAATTTAAGCGGTCCCATCCCATCAACTCTTGGCCGACTTCAGAAACTCCGTTTCCT GCGTCTTAATAACAATAGCTTATCTGGAGAAATTCCGAGGTCTTTGACTGCTGTCTTGTCCCTGCAAGTTCT GGATCTCTCAAACACTCGTCTCACTGGAGATATCCCTGTTAACGGTTCCTTTTCACTTTTCACACCCATCAG TTTTGCCAACACCCTATTGACCCCCCTTCCCTCTTCTCCGCCACCTCCCATCTCTCCTACACCGCCTTCACCTACAG GGAGTAATAGAATTACTGGAGCAATTGCGGGAGGAGTTGCCGCAGGTGCTGCACTTCTATTTGCTGTTCCAGCCATTGCCCTTGCTTTGTGGCGAAGGAAAAAACCACAGGACCACTTCTTTGATGTACCAG ctgaAGAGGATCCAGAGGTCCATTTAGGACAACTAAAGAGGTTTTCGTTACGTGAACTGCAAGTTGCTTCGGATAATTTTAGCAACAGGAACATATTGGGTAGAGGTGGTTTTGGCAAAGTCTATAAAGGACGGTTGGCTGATGGTACTTTAGTGGCGGTTAAAAGACTGAAAGAGGAGCGCACCCAAGGTGGAGAACTGCAGTTCCAGACCGAGGTTGAGATGATCAGTATGGCGGTTCATAGGAACTTGCTTCGCCTTCGTGGTTTCTGCATGACTCCAACAGAGAGATTGCTTGTTTATCCCTACATGGCTAATGGAAGTGTTGCCTCCTGTTTAAGAG ACCGTCCGGAGTCCCAGCCGCCACTTGATTGGCCGAAGAGGCAGCGTATTGCGTTGGGATCGGCAAGGGGGCTTGCGTATTTACATGATCATTGCGACCCGAAGATCATTCATCGAGATGTGAAAGCTGCAAATATATTGTTGGACGAGGACTTTGAAGCCGTGGTCGGTGACTTTGGGCTCGCAAAACTCATGGACTACAAAGACACGCATGTGACAACAGCAGTGCGTGGTACGATTGGTCATATAGCCCCTGAGTATCTCTCTACAGGAAAATCATCAGAGAAAACTGATGTGTTTGGTTATGGAGTCATGCTTCTTGAGCTGATTACTGGACAAAGAGCTTTTGATCTTGCTCGCCTCGCAAATGACGATGATGTCATGTTGCTAGACTGG GTGAAAGGGTTGTTGAAAGAGAAGAAGTTGGAAGCGCTAGTAGATGTGGATCTTCAGGGTAATTATATAGACGAAGAAGTGGAGCAGCTGATCCAAGTGGCTCTGCTCTGCACTCAGAGCTCACCGATGGAGAGACCCAAAATGTCTGAAGTTGTGAGAATGCTTGAAGGAGATGGATTAGCTGAGAGATGGGAAGAGTGGCAAAAGGAGGAAATGTTCAGACAAGATTTCAACTACCAAAACTATAACCAACCAAACACTGCCTGGCTCATAGGCGATTCCACTTCCCACATCGAAAACGATTATCCTTCGGGTCCAAGATAA
- the LOC108842410 gene encoding probable polygalacturonase yields MESEKPSVVSSITIRPSWVLLLLAFTVLAILSHQISSNSFLPLFLPTTTIYDPITCSGFFIPDPSPKRVVMSITEFGGVGDGKTSNTEPFRRAVRHLGGFAAEGGAQLNVPEGTWLSGSFNLTSNFTLFLEQGAVILGSKDPNEWPIIEPLPSYGRGRERPGDRHISLIHGDNLTNVVITGENGTIDGQGKMWWELWWNRTLVHTRGHLIEIKNSHNILISNLTLLNSPFWTIHPVYCSNVVIRDMTILAPMNAPNTDGIDPDSSTNVCIEDCYIESGDDLVAVKSGWDQYGMAMARPSSNIIIRRISGTTRTCSGVGIGSEMSGGIFNITIQDIHVWDSAAGLRIKTDIGRGGYISNITVSNVLLEKVKVPIRFSRGSNDHPDDKWDPKAMPRVQGIYISNVVSVDSRKAPMLLGVEGGTFQDICLSNVTLLGLPQTEKWKCKDVSGYASDVFPLSCPQLLQKKGSVSECL; encoded by the exons ATGGAATCGGAGAAGCCGAGTGTTGTGAGCTCAATCACAATAAGACCATCGTGGGTGCTCCTTCTCCTTGCTTTCACCGTCTTAGCCATTCTCTCTCACCAAATCTCTTCAAACTCATTCCTCCCTCTCTTTCTCCCCACCACCACGATATATGACCCGATCACCTGCTCCGGGTTTTTCATCCCCGACCCGTCTCCGAAACGGGTCGTCATGTCCATAACTGAATTCGGCGGAGTCGGAGACGGCAAGACGTCTAACACGGAGCCTTTCCGCCGCGCGGTAAGGCATCTCGGTGGTTTTGCGGCAGAGGGTGGGGCCCAGCTTAATGTTCCCGAGGGCACGTGGCTCTCGGGGAGCTTTAATCTCACCAGTAATTTCACGCTCTTCCTCGAACAAGGCGCTGTTATTTTGGGATCCAAG GACCCAAACGAATGGCCCATAATAGAGCCATTGCCTTCTTAtgggagagggagagagagaccTGGTGATAGACACATTAGCCTCATTCATGGAGACAACCTCACTAATGTTGTCATTACAG GTGAAAATGGTACAATTGATGGGCAGGGGAAAATGTGGTGGGAGTTATGGTGGAACAGAACACTGGTGCATACGAGAGGCCATCTTATTGAGATCAAGAACTCTCATAATATCCTCATCTCCAACCTCACTTTACTCAACTCTCCTTTCTGGACAATCCATCCTGTTTACTGCAG CAATGTTGTTATTAGAGATATGACCATCCTTGCTCCAATGAATGCTCCTAACACCGATGGTATAGACCCAG ATTCAAGCACCAACGTCTGCATTGAAGACTGTTACATCGAAAGCGGCGATGACCTTGTAGCTGTGAAGAGCGGGTGGGACCAATACGGAATGGCCATGGCACGTCCGAGTTCAAACATCATCATCAGACGAATCTCTGGCACTACACGCACTTGTTCAGGTGTTGGAATAGGAAGCGAGATGTCTGGTGGGATTTTCAACATAACAATCCAAGACATTCACGTCTGGGATTCAGCGGCTGGGCTCCGCATCAAAACAGATATAGGAAGAGGCGGTTACATTTCGAACATCACCGTTAGTAATGTGTTATTGGAGAAAGTGAAAGTTCCTATTAGATTCAGTAGAGGCTCGAATGATCACCCGGATGATAAGTGGGATCCTAAAGCTATGCCGAGAGTACAAGGTATTTATATAAGCAATGTTGTGAGTGTGGACTCGAGGAAGGCTCCAATGTTGCTTGGTGTTGAAGGAGGAACGTTTCAAGACATATGTTTGAGTAATGTAACGCTTCTTGGGTTACCACAGACTGAGAAATGGAAATGCAAGGATGTTTCTGGTTATGCGAGTGACGTTTTTCCTCTGTCGTGTCCACAGCTATTGCAGAAGAAAGGTTCGGTCTCTGAGTGTTTATAG